From Novipirellula artificiosorum, the proteins below share one genomic window:
- a CDS encoding acetylxylan esterase: MYRILVVLLIFGVVSSITGATAQDVFSPDQIPQDVRLGELRNLNGYFPMQVVERAEQWRERRDRIRRRILVSQGLWPMPTRSDLNAVVHGRVDRDGYVVDRVFFESVPGHFVTGSLYRPKHRNGPCPAILSPHGHWEQGRMYDAGEEEVAKQIESGAEAFAIGGRHPIQARAVQLARMGCIVFCYDMTGVADSVQIAHRPDRWRHLDRPDDWGFMSVQADLRLQNMMGLQTWNSIRCIDFLLSLDDVDPARIGVTGASGGGTQSMIVAAIDNRITAAMPCVMVSTAMQGGCTCENAPLLRIDQGNVDIAAAIAPRPLGLTAADDWTVELETKGYPQLRHLYQMLGATNSLSAVFYTQFKHNYNQVNRHAMYEFFNRHFDLGFEKIEECDYVPLTLEEATVWNKTYPRPSGDQIGEVHEVELLKLATQDSDRRLRTLDPGSDDFHQIIGAGWETILGRRLDEVGEVTFEVTAETKRSGVKVQAGKLTHSEQGEQIPLLQLRPQSESIEGVVVWVGNAGKADLFDSERLNPLLAEFLDRGNMVLSADLFGQGEFLKYGLSEHAQRMWYQPSDHETGWRRFSGYTYGYNHSLFAQRTHDLLSMIRYAQGIVPANKITLIGLGRTAGPLAMAAASQSGDVVLGKVTVDVEGFRFESIRSHDDPMFVPGAVKYLDIEGLRFDSQHGD; encoded by the coding sequence ATGTATCGAATTCTCGTCGTCCTGTTGATTTTCGGGGTGGTTTCGTCGATCACCGGTGCTACGGCGCAAGATGTCTTTTCGCCCGATCAAATTCCACAGGATGTTCGGCTCGGTGAGCTCCGCAACTTGAACGGCTATTTTCCAATGCAGGTTGTAGAGCGTGCCGAGCAGTGGAGGGAGCGACGCGACCGCATTCGGCGTCGGATTTTGGTTTCACAAGGCTTGTGGCCGATGCCGACCCGGTCCGATTTGAATGCCGTGGTTCATGGGCGGGTGGACCGCGATGGCTATGTTGTTGATCGCGTTTTCTTTGAGAGTGTCCCTGGTCACTTCGTCACGGGAAGCCTCTATCGCCCCAAACATCGCAACGGACCCTGTCCCGCGATCTTGTCGCCACATGGACATTGGGAACAGGGCCGCATGTATGACGCCGGTGAGGAGGAGGTGGCGAAACAGATCGAGAGCGGAGCGGAGGCGTTTGCCATCGGCGGCCGCCATCCTATCCAAGCTCGCGCCGTTCAATTGGCGAGGATGGGGTGCATCGTCTTTTGCTATGACATGACCGGTGTTGCCGATTCGGTTCAAATTGCCCACCGTCCAGACCGTTGGCGTCATCTGGATCGACCGGATGATTGGGGGTTCATGAGTGTACAAGCTGATTTGCGTCTACAGAACATGATGGGGCTACAGACATGGAATTCCATTCGATGCATTGATTTTCTGCTCAGCCTCGACGACGTCGATCCGGCCCGTATTGGGGTTACCGGTGCAAGCGGCGGAGGAACGCAATCGATGATTGTGGCGGCGATCGACAATCGAATCACGGCGGCGATGCCTTGCGTGATGGTCTCGACCGCGATGCAAGGTGGCTGCACTTGTGAGAATGCACCGCTGCTGAGGATCGATCAAGGTAATGTGGATATCGCGGCGGCGATTGCTCCGAGGCCACTGGGATTGACGGCCGCCGACGACTGGACGGTTGAACTTGAAACCAAAGGTTATCCTCAGTTGCGACACCTTTACCAAATGCTCGGGGCCACGAATTCCCTTAGCGCCGTGTTTTACACTCAGTTCAAACACAATTACAACCAAGTCAACCGCCATGCGATGTATGAATTCTTCAATCGTCATTTTGATCTCGGTTTTGAAAAGATCGAAGAGTGCGATTATGTACCGTTGACCCTCGAAGAAGCGACGGTCTGGAACAAGACTTACCCGCGGCCCAGCGGCGACCAGATCGGGGAGGTTCATGAAGTCGAACTTTTGAAGCTCGCAACGCAAGATTCCGACCGAAGACTCCGCACACTTGATCCCGGTTCGGACGATTTCCATCAAATCATTGGCGCTGGATGGGAAACGATTCTTGGTCGTCGCTTGGATGAAGTTGGCGAAGTCACCTTCGAAGTCACTGCCGAAACGAAACGATCCGGCGTCAAAGTACAGGCGGGGAAGCTGACCCATTCGGAGCAGGGTGAGCAGATACCGTTACTTCAATTGAGACCCCAATCCGAGTCGATCGAAGGAGTTGTGGTTTGGGTTGGCAACGCTGGCAAAGCGGACTTGTTCGATTCGGAACGCCTGAATCCATTGCTGGCAGAGTTCCTCGATCGTGGCAACATGGTGTTGTCAGCGGATCTATTTGGGCAAGGCGAATTCTTGAAGTACGGTTTGTCAGAGCATGCTCAGCGCATGTGGTATCAACCGTCGGATCATGAAACTGGATGGCGGCGTTTCTCGGGTTACACCTACGGCTACAATCACTCGCTCTTTGCCCAGCGGACGCATGATCTCTTGTCGATGATCCGGTACGCGCAAGGCATCGTCCCGGCCAACAAAATCACGCTCATCGGACTTGGGCGTACGGCTGGCCCTTTGGCGATGGCGGCGGCGAGTCAATCGGGTGATGTTGTCCTCGGAAAAGTCACCGTCGATGTCGAGGGATTCCGTTTTGAATCGATCCGTTCACACGACGATCCGATGTTTGTCCCAGGCGCGGTCAAGTATCTCGACATCGAGGGGCTACGTTTTGACTCGCAGCACGGTGACTGA
- a CDS encoding dihydroorotase: protein MTRILFQNANLVLADSIREGSLVTEDGKIVDIDAGSHVQADEVLDCQGHHILPGVIDDQVHFREPGLTKKEDLETASRACAAGGVTAFLEMPNTKPPAITIEGVREKEKIAARKSRVNYGFYIGATPDNVSELAQASEVPGIKIFIGSSTGNLLVDQQEALERIFAETTLPICAHCEDESTVRANAERLAGTTNVADHSRIRDENAAVIATTRAVDLARRHQHRFHVLHVSTAAELPLLTHPAPYLTAEICLHHLFFNIDDYARLGSRIQMNPSIKTKADNEGLWQGLLEGTIQVLATDHAPHTLEEKSQPYPQSPSGLPAVENSLALMLDQVNAGRCTLNQVASWMSDAPARIWGMVGKGRIEIGYDADLVVVNMDESRTIRDDQQHSKCRWSPWDGETLWGWPTATFVGGHCVWNQATGFDETFRGSKLRFDHSRGGFWNTSDGIGT, encoded by the coding sequence ATGACTCGGATTCTCTTTCAAAACGCAAACCTTGTCCTTGCTGATTCGATCCGCGAAGGTTCCCTGGTCACCGAAGATGGAAAAATCGTTGACATCGATGCAGGATCCCATGTCCAGGCAGACGAAGTCCTTGATTGTCAGGGGCATCACATTCTGCCTGGCGTTATCGACGACCAAGTTCATTTCCGCGAACCAGGCTTGACGAAAAAGGAAGATCTTGAAACGGCATCCCGCGCCTGCGCCGCCGGTGGTGTAACCGCTTTCTTGGAAATGCCCAACACGAAACCACCCGCGATCACCATCGAAGGAGTGCGTGAAAAGGAAAAGATCGCCGCTCGGAAATCGCGAGTGAACTACGGCTTCTACATTGGGGCAACACCCGACAACGTCAGCGAACTGGCCCAAGCCAGCGAGGTTCCTGGAATCAAGATCTTTATCGGCAGCAGCACGGGAAACCTGCTGGTCGATCAACAGGAAGCACTGGAACGCATCTTCGCAGAGACGACGCTCCCCATCTGCGCTCACTGCGAAGACGAATCGACGGTACGGGCGAATGCGGAACGATTAGCGGGCACCACCAACGTGGCCGATCATTCGCGGATTCGGGATGAAAACGCCGCGGTCATTGCAACCACACGAGCTGTTGATTTGGCGCGACGACACCAACATCGGTTCCACGTGCTGCACGTCTCGACCGCAGCAGAACTGCCTCTACTCACCCACCCCGCACCTTACTTAACCGCCGAGATCTGTTTGCACCATTTGTTCTTCAATATTGACGACTATGCTCGGCTCGGCAGTCGGATCCAGATGAACCCCTCCATCAAGACCAAGGCTGACAACGAGGGATTGTGGCAAGGACTTCTCGAGGGAACCATTCAAGTGCTCGCCACGGATCATGCGCCGCATACGCTTGAAGAAAAGTCGCAGCCCTATCCCCAGAGCCCTTCCGGCTTGCCAGCTGTCGAGAATAGTTTGGCCTTGATGCTCGACCAAGTGAACGCGGGAAGATGTACTTTGAACCAAGTTGCATCGTGGATGAGTGATGCCCCAGCTCGGATTTGGGGAATGGTCGGCAAAGGCAGAATCGAAATCGGCTACGACGCAGACTTGGTCGTCGTCAACATGGACGAAAGTCGGACCATCCGTGATGACCAACAGCACAGCAAATGTCGATGGAGCCCTTGGGACGGCGAAACGCTCTGGGGTTGGCCCACAGCGACCTTTGTCGGCGGCCATTGCGTCTGGAATCAGGCCACCGGCTTCGACGAGACGTTTCGCGGATCCAAATTGCGATTTGATCACAGCCGCGGTGGGTTTTGGAACACTTCCGATGGAATTGGGACGTGA
- a CDS encoding 3-keto-disaccharide hydrolase → MKRIAIASLVCLGFYVTLSAQDTAPAGKTAPAGATVLFDGTDLSQWKGRDDLWSVEGGQIVGKTSDEKPIEANTFLIWKGDAPENFELVLWFKIEGGNSGIQYRSKVVDEEQYIVGGYQADIDFANTFAGILYEERGRGILAKRGENVTIGSDGKLKVEAYAKAKELGSAIHPGEWNEFRIVADGNHLQHFINGTKTVDVTDEQTEKAATDGVIALQLHRGPAMTVRFKNISLLKK, encoded by the coding sequence ATGAAACGCATTGCTATCGCCTCGCTCGTCTGCCTCGGTTTTTACGTCACGCTTTCGGCTCAAGACACCGCACCTGCTGGAAAGACCGCACCCGCCGGCGCCACGGTGCTGTTTGATGGGACCGATTTGAGCCAATGGAAGGGTCGAGACGATCTTTGGAGCGTGGAAGGTGGCCAAATTGTAGGCAAAACCTCGGATGAGAAGCCGATCGAAGCGAACACGTTCTTGATTTGGAAAGGGGACGCACCCGAAAACTTCGAGCTTGTGCTCTGGTTCAAAATCGAGGGCGGTAATTCTGGCATTCAATATCGCAGCAAGGTTGTCGACGAAGAACAATACATTGTCGGCGGCTACCAAGCCGACATTGATTTCGCTAATACCTTTGCCGGAATCCTCTATGAAGAACGGGGTCGAGGTATTTTGGCAAAACGTGGCGAAAACGTAACCATTGGAAGCGACGGCAAATTGAAGGTCGAAGCCTATGCCAAGGCAAAGGAACTCGGATCGGCGATTCATCCCGGCGAGTGGAATGAATTTCGCATTGTTGCCGACGGCAATCACTTACAGCACTTCATCAATGGAACGAAAACAGTTGACGTGACCGATGAACAAACCGAAAAAGCGGCGACGGACGGTGTGATCGCATTGCAGCTGCACCGAGGTCCGGCAATGACCGTGCGGTTTAAGAACATTTCACTCCTCAAAAAATAG
- a CDS encoding sigma-70 family RNA polymerase sigma factor has protein sequence MAKSIWPSDDQTETLLAAAKNGDADAVNRLLERHRDSVHRLVQMRLDRKVQRRVDVSDVVQDVLVEANGRLGKYLDNPAMAFHLWIRQIAWDRIIDTYRRHRVSAKRNMDREQAMSVGTGQDQSSVQLAAQLCDPALTPAAAATQREIATKVESAIEQLGDQDREIVLMRHYEHLSNLEIAEVLNLNPPAASMRYLRAVRRLRELLDEEASSDGASA, from the coding sequence ATGGCAAAATCGATTTGGCCCAGCGACGATCAAACGGAAACGCTGCTTGCTGCGGCGAAGAATGGCGATGCGGACGCAGTCAATCGACTCTTAGAGCGGCATCGCGACTCGGTGCATCGATTGGTCCAGATGCGGCTCGATCGAAAGGTACAACGTCGCGTCGATGTCAGTGATGTCGTACAAGATGTGCTTGTCGAGGCGAACGGACGGCTCGGCAAGTACCTCGACAATCCCGCGATGGCGTTCCATCTGTGGATTCGCCAAATCGCATGGGACCGGATCATCGATACCTATCGGCGACACCGCGTCAGTGCGAAACGAAACATGGATCGCGAACAGGCGATGTCCGTAGGGACCGGGCAAGATCAATCATCGGTCCAATTGGCGGCCCAGCTTTGCGATCCTGCGCTAACACCTGCCGCTGCGGCAACGCAACGAGAGATCGCGACGAAAGTCGAATCCGCGATCGAACAACTTGGGGATCAAGATCGCGAGATCGTCTTGATGCGTCATTACGAGCATTTATCGAATCTCGAAATCGCCGAAGTCTTGAACCTCAATCCGCCCGCAGCGAGCATGCGGTACCTGCGAGCCGTTCGCCGGCTACGTGAATTGCTTGACGAAGAGGCCAGCAGCGACGGTGCCTCGGCGTGA
- a CDS encoding serine/threonine-protein kinase, giving the protein MPTDPASDDEKIAAVLAHLADAVCRGEMVDFEAVCRQHPEQATELRRLWGAVLVTDTAGATREERPLIGSDDSSTRWRSLELPTQIGDYELIEEIGRGGMGVVFRARQISLNREVAVKMILRGRLASDADLQRFMDEASATARLEHPGIVPVYEVGDIDGRPFFSMKYIAGKTLAQLATDRPMNQREAARIVSNIAKAIDFAHQGGVLHRDIKPSNVLLGVDGSPMITDFGLAKRTESRNELTRSGMLVGTPAYMSPEQAGNRRDLIAATTDIYSLGCVLYFALTGRAPFVAENPMELVMMVIEQDPSPPRVLRPSIDRDLEMIVVRCLQKPIDLRYETAAALAEDLDSYLKDEPIAARSGRFGQVIARMFRETHHAPVLENWGLLWMWHSLVLLVACLFTWQLDYHGVTNRMVYESVWIIGLGAWATVFWKLRQRMGPVTFIERQVAHVWGASMMAIGMLFPLEWWLEMPPLSLSPMLGVITAMVFLIKAGMLTGAFYYQVAALLLASVLMALYPPWAHLIFGIVAAGSFFIPGYQYARRRRVNQSLR; this is encoded by the coding sequence ATGCCAACCGATCCGGCGAGCGATGACGAGAAAATCGCCGCCGTGTTGGCCCATCTGGCGGACGCGGTTTGCCGTGGTGAGATGGTGGATTTCGAGGCCGTTTGTCGGCAGCACCCCGAGCAAGCAACCGAGCTTCGGCGATTGTGGGGCGCGGTGCTCGTGACCGATACCGCCGGGGCGACGCGTGAAGAGCGGCCGTTGATCGGGTCCGATGATTCCTCGACGCGCTGGCGCAGCCTCGAACTTCCAACCCAGATCGGTGATTATGAACTCATCGAAGAAATCGGTCGTGGCGGCATGGGCGTCGTGTTTCGGGCCCGCCAAATTAGCCTGAATCGCGAAGTCGCGGTGAAGATGATCCTCCGCGGGCGACTCGCCAGCGACGCGGACTTGCAGCGATTCATGGATGAAGCGTCGGCGACGGCTCGACTCGAACACCCCGGGATCGTGCCCGTTTATGAGGTCGGCGATATCGACGGCCGACCGTTCTTCAGCATGAAGTACATTGCCGGCAAAACGCTCGCCCAGCTTGCGACCGATCGACCGATGAACCAGCGGGAAGCGGCACGGATCGTTTCCAACATCGCCAAAGCGATCGATTTCGCGCACCAAGGCGGTGTGCTGCACCGCGACATCAAACCGAGCAACGTGCTGTTGGGGGTCGATGGATCTCCCATGATCACCGACTTCGGCCTGGCCAAACGCACCGAATCGCGAAACGAATTGACACGTAGCGGCATGCTGGTCGGCACGCCCGCTTACATGTCACCCGAACAAGCAGGCAACCGGCGGGATCTGATTGCCGCAACCACGGACATCTATAGCCTCGGCTGCGTACTCTACTTCGCCCTTACCGGCCGTGCTCCCTTTGTCGCCGAAAATCCAATGGAATTGGTGATGATGGTGATCGAGCAGGACCCGAGTCCACCGCGAGTGCTGCGGCCGAGCATCGATCGCGATCTGGAAATGATCGTGGTGCGATGCCTGCAAAAGCCGATCGACCTTCGCTACGAAACGGCTGCGGCCCTGGCGGAAGATCTAGATTCGTACTTAAAGGACGAACCGATCGCGGCGAGAAGTGGTCGTTTCGGCCAAGTCATCGCACGGATGTTCCGCGAAACCCATCATGCTCCCGTACTCGAGAATTGGGGGTTGCTGTGGATGTGGCACTCCTTGGTGCTGCTGGTCGCCTGTTTATTCACGTGGCAACTCGATTACCATGGTGTCACCAACCGGATGGTCTACGAATCGGTTTGGATCATCGGCCTCGGGGCCTGGGCGACCGTGTTTTGGAAACTACGTCAACGGATGGGACCCGTAACCTTTATCGAACGCCAAGTGGCACACGTCTGGGGCGCCAGCATGATGGCAATCGGGATGCTGTTTCCACTGGAGTGGTGGCTCGAAATGCCGCCGCTCAGTTTGTCGCCAATGTTAGGCGTGATCACCGCGATGGTCTTTCTGATCAAGGCGGGGATGCTCACCGGAGCGTTCTACTATCAAGTCGCCGCGTTATTGCTGGCCTCGGTGCTGATGGCACTCTACCCGCCCTGGGCCCACTTGATTTTCGGCATCGTCGCAGCTGGCTCGTTCTTCATCCCCGGGTATCAATACGCCCGGCGAAGAAGAGTCAACCAATCGCTGCGATGA
- the secD gene encoding protein translocase subunit SecD, with protein MDCSFIPQTLQSLPQAIDGFMVLAQTSEVASSVTSGISWQQYGAIAIAFAVLVLPFVLGGFLAKTFKMPSYGTRFGFILLAVIASAVVLLNKLPGLGVDLRGGTILVYEIDSSKNISGDGVNSQRIISEDLIEPLSRRINPSGTQEIVIRPYGESQIEIIVPEVDQREVDRIKGVIDTAGILRFAILANRADHQRMIDLATEQSESTAQADRVRSYVKDVDGRITGIWVRVDREENETNGIRPLRVNVGDAIVRNPRTGQLIDLPMNLRGENGEFKIVQWLEDQGMKNIETLMIIDPDLDVKGEDLAFAASTFDQKGAPAVAFNLTDSGSGKFFALTTNNAPVGTRQRQLGIVLDDALLSAPNILQPIRKEGRITGNFTREEVDQLVQILKAGQLPAALTPQPIAENQIDATLGADTIHKGVFAIGSSLLIVLLFILYYYRFAGIVACIALILNLAMILATMVLINQPLTLPGLAGLVLTVGMSVDANVLIFERIREELKKGAAPRMAIRNGFAKATVTIVDANLTTLITAIVLYAIGTDQIRGFAVTLILGIVYSMFTAIYMSRTFFDLAERKGFLTLSMSDGVNSLRSLLAGEGDFDFMGKGKLALAASGLLVAIGVASIFARGESMFDIDFAGGSSVQFRIDQPTETDTIRQIVSTSMVDDQGQAIQYTVNGVSMDTSPDNTVYKVDSSFEKVDQLKAAIAKAFAASDSVNLVTYKIDITPADPNTSFNSRGIRRSEADENGVMLAVMRPQLAPATTSDAADAPSENGELSAAETLVFSTSMIELGIEGEDSGAKVNASTLVEALTKAAETVNVPLNDRSIELTPFGDGVDDWSPESSLGFSKWKVKVPLEYQQADKVMEQVKQTLGSDPVWISSSSVGGQVAGDMIGRAFGALFASLLCIIGYIWFRFQRVMYGLAAVVALVHDVLITLGAIAISYWLADALGFLLIDPFKISLTVVAALLTIIGYSLNDTIVVFDRIRETKGKAPKLTSEMVNHSINQTLSRTLLTSLTTLLVVVLLYALGGEGIHAFAFSLVIGVMVGTYSSIFVASPVLLWLIERNEQPKAA; from the coding sequence ATGGACTGCTCCTTTATTCCTCAAACCCTCCAAAGCCTGCCTCAGGCGATCGATGGCTTCATGGTTCTTGCCCAAACCAGCGAGGTGGCTTCAAGCGTCACCAGCGGTATCTCCTGGCAGCAGTACGGAGCGATCGCGATTGCGTTTGCCGTTTTGGTGCTGCCCTTTGTGCTCGGCGGATTCCTCGCCAAAACGTTCAAAATGCCAAGTTATGGCACGCGATTTGGCTTCATCTTGTTAGCCGTCATCGCCAGCGCCGTGGTGCTGCTCAACAAGTTGCCGGGTCTAGGCGTTGACCTACGCGGGGGAACGATTCTCGTCTACGAAATCGATTCGAGTAAGAACATTTCGGGGGATGGCGTCAACAGTCAACGGATCATTTCGGAAGATTTGATCGAGCCCCTTTCGCGACGGATCAATCCGAGTGGTACTCAGGAAATCGTCATTCGCCCGTATGGCGAAAGCCAGATTGAAATCATTGTTCCCGAGGTGGATCAGCGTGAAGTCGATCGCATCAAGGGGGTGATCGACACGGCCGGGATTTTGCGTTTCGCGATTCTTGCGAACCGCGCCGACCATCAACGCATGATTGACTTGGCCACGGAACAGTCCGAATCGACGGCTCAGGCCGATCGGGTGCGTTCCTATGTCAAAGATGTCGACGGGCGAATCACGGGAATTTGGGTCCGTGTGGACCGGGAAGAAAACGAAACCAACGGCATCCGGCCGCTTCGAGTCAACGTAGGCGATGCCATCGTTCGCAATCCGCGGACCGGCCAACTGATCGATTTGCCGATGAACCTGCGTGGCGAGAATGGTGAGTTCAAGATCGTTCAGTGGCTTGAAGACCAAGGGATGAAGAACATCGAAACGTTGATGATCATCGATCCCGATTTGGACGTCAAAGGGGAAGATTTGGCGTTCGCTGCGAGCACGTTTGACCAGAAAGGGGCCCCTGCGGTTGCGTTTAATTTGACCGATTCCGGTTCGGGGAAGTTCTTTGCCTTGACCACGAACAATGCACCGGTGGGAACCCGCCAGCGCCAACTGGGGATTGTGTTGGACGACGCGCTGTTGTCGGCTCCGAATATCCTGCAGCCGATTCGCAAGGAAGGCCGAATCACCGGCAACTTCACTCGCGAAGAAGTCGATCAGTTGGTGCAAATTTTGAAGGCGGGTCAATTGCCCGCGGCGCTGACGCCCCAGCCGATTGCCGAAAACCAAATCGATGCAACGCTTGGTGCGGACACGATTCACAAAGGGGTGTTTGCGATCGGTTCGTCCTTGCTGATCGTGTTGCTGTTCATCCTTTACTACTATCGGTTCGCAGGTATCGTCGCCTGCATCGCGCTGATTCTGAACCTCGCGATGATCCTTGCCACGATGGTGTTGATCAATCAACCGTTAACGTTGCCGGGCTTGGCAGGCTTGGTCTTGACGGTCGGCATGTCCGTCGACGCAAACGTGTTAATTTTTGAACGGATTCGAGAAGAGTTAAAGAAGGGAGCCGCGCCTCGGATGGCGATTCGGAACGGCTTTGCGAAAGCCACCGTCACGATTGTCGATGCAAACTTGACGACGCTGATCACCGCGATCGTGTTGTATGCGATCGGGACCGACCAGATTCGTGGATTCGCCGTCACCTTGATCCTTGGGATCGTTTACTCGATGTTCACGGCGATCTACATGTCTCGCACGTTCTTCGATCTTGCAGAGCGTAAAGGCTTCTTGACCCTCAGCATGTCCGACGGTGTCAATTCGCTTCGCTCCCTGCTTGCGGGCGAAGGGGATTTTGACTTCATGGGCAAAGGCAAGCTTGCCTTGGCGGCGTCAGGATTGTTGGTTGCGATTGGAGTCGCTTCGATTTTTGCTCGTGGTGAATCGATGTTCGACATTGACTTTGCCGGAGGATCTTCGGTGCAGTTCCGAATTGACCAACCCACCGAAACGGACACGATTCGGCAAATCGTCAGTACGTCCATGGTCGATGACCAGGGGCAGGCGATCCAGTACACCGTCAACGGCGTCAGCATGGACACCAGCCCTGACAACACGGTTTACAAAGTGGATTCGTCGTTTGAAAAAGTAGACCAGCTCAAGGCCGCTATAGCAAAGGCATTTGCCGCCAGCGACTCGGTCAATTTGGTGACCTACAAAATCGATATTACCCCAGCGGACCCGAATACCTCCTTCAACTCACGCGGGATTCGACGGTCCGAGGCGGATGAAAACGGGGTCATGTTGGCCGTCATGCGGCCCCAACTCGCCCCTGCGACGACAAGCGATGCGGCCGATGCCCCTTCCGAAAACGGTGAGCTGTCCGCCGCCGAGACATTGGTGTTTAGCACGTCCATGATCGAGCTTGGTATTGAGGGCGAAGACTCTGGAGCGAAGGTCAACGCGAGCACGCTTGTCGAAGCGTTGACGAAAGCGGCAGAGACCGTCAATGTTCCCTTGAACGATCGCTCCATCGAATTGACTCCGTTTGGCGACGGTGTCGATGATTGGAGTCCTGAGTCGTCGCTTGGTTTTAGCAAATGGAAGGTCAAGGTGCCGCTGGAGTATCAGCAAGCGGACAAGGTCATGGAGCAGGTGAAGCAGACGCTCGGCAGCGATCCGGTATGGATCAGCAGTAGCAGCGTTGGCGGCCAAGTGGCGGGTGACATGATCGGTCGAGCCTTTGGTGCTTTGTTTGCCAGTTTGTTGTGCATCATCGGTTACATTTGGTTCCGGTTCCAACGCGTCATGTACGGGCTGGCGGCGGTGGTTGCCTTGGTTCACGATGTCTTGATCACTTTGGGCGCGATCGCGATCAGCTACTGGTTGGCCGACGCGCTTGGCTTCTTGCTGATCGATCCTTTCAAGATCAGTTTGACGGTCGTGGCGGCGCTACTGACCATCATCGGTTACTCGCTCAATGATACGATTGTGGTCTTTGACCGAATTCGTGAGACGAAAGGCAAGGCCCCGAAGCTGACCAGCGAGATGGTCAACCATAGCATCAACCAAACGCTCAGCCGAACGTTGTTGACTTCGTTGACGACGTTGTTGGTGGTCGTGCTGTTGTACGCACTGGGTGGCGAAGGGATTCACGCGTTCGCGTTTTCGCTGGTCATTGGCGTGATGGTCGGGACGTACAGTTCGATCTTCGTTGCTAGCCCTGTGTTGCTTTGGTTGATTGAACGCAACGAACAACCGAAGGCTGCGTAG
- the yajC gene encoding preprotein translocase subunit YajC, translating to MIAEAFSRIVSPSVELGYLLTNVLAQEAAAPAQELTFVEKLFANPLLPIIVIIFFFYTMLLAPERRRKAEEAKLMASLKKNDRIVTVGGIHGTVVSISPDSDVVTIRVDESGNTRLKINRTAISTVVKDPKESDRKDADSSTKN from the coding sequence TTGATTGCCGAAGCATTTTCTCGGATTGTCTCCCCCAGCGTTGAGCTGGGTTACCTGCTCACGAACGTGTTGGCTCAGGAGGCGGCTGCGCCTGCCCAAGAGCTGACGTTTGTCGAAAAACTATTCGCCAATCCGCTATTGCCGATCATTGTCATCATTTTTTTCTTCTACACGATGCTGCTCGCCCCCGAGCGACGCCGCAAGGCCGAAGAAGCGAAGTTGATGGCATCCTTGAAGAAAAACGACCGCATCGTCACCGTGGGCGGAATCCACGGCACCGTGGTCTCGATTTCGCCTGACAGCGACGTCGTGACCATTCGGGTGGACGAAAGCGGCAACACGAGACTGAAAATCAATCGAACGGCGATCTCGACGGTCGTCAAAGATCCGAAGGAATCAGACCGCAAGGACGCGGATTCCTCGACGAAGAACTAA